In Corynebacterium matruchotii, a single genomic region encodes these proteins:
- a CDS encoding VOC family protein, whose product MSIVLKPEMITVDCANPRKLAQFWAKATDSAVLHDYDGSFVILDSTPRLGFQLVPDLTPGKNSIHVDFIAENREIAVADLEALGATVQSVQSLPDSEFMWTVMKDPEGNVFCVSDQEH is encoded by the coding sequence ATGAGTATTGTCCTTAAACCAGAGATGATTACTGTTGACTGCGCTAATCCCCGGAAACTGGCCCAGTTTTGGGCTAAGGCCACCGATTCCGCTGTTCTCCACGATTACGATGGGTCTTTTGTCATCCTTGATTCCACACCACGACTGGGTTTCCAGTTAGTACCGGATCTCACACCGGGCAAGAATAGTATCCACGTGGATTTTATAGCCGAAAACCGCGAGATTGCCGTAGCTGACTTGGAGGCTTTGGGCGCAACGGTCCAGTCAGTACAGTCGCTGCCTGATAGTGAATTCATGTGGACCGTCATGAAAGACCCCGAAGGCAATGTGTTCTGCGTCAGCGACCAAGAACACTAA
- a CDS encoding inositol monophosphatase family protein has translation MIPALIKTFAVGHETDSDEHLAQALVYNAGRLAWRLREAGLQAPEQKTSVSDIVTEADKAAEAFVAGVLELVRPADGVLGEEGTQRPSESGKTWVIDPVDGTYNFASGSDYFCSAVALVSGSPADPTEVHFGAVHRPAMGYTWFGGPNISSTKDGKPLTPLVDKPLNMVSLGTYIHPSSLADPKIFSAWNKVAARVATLRMLGAGSIDLATVADGGLGVWLQHSVADWDWLPGQALVAGVGGLCQRVAAGGVTWSVAGNHQAATELIELLQG, from the coding sequence ATGATTCCGGCGTTGATTAAAACCTTTGCAGTGGGGCATGAGACCGATAGTGATGAGCATTTGGCTCAGGCCTTGGTGTATAACGCGGGCCGGTTGGCGTGGCGGTTGCGTGAGGCGGGGCTGCAAGCCCCGGAGCAGAAGACGTCGGTGTCCGATATTGTGACTGAGGCGGATAAGGCCGCGGAGGCGTTTGTGGCTGGGGTGTTGGAGTTGGTGCGTCCGGCGGATGGGGTATTGGGCGAGGAGGGTACCCAGCGGCCCTCGGAGAGCGGCAAGACGTGGGTGATCGACCCGGTGGATGGTACCTATAATTTTGCGTCCGGCAGTGACTATTTTTGTTCGGCGGTGGCGTTGGTGTCGGGTTCGCCTGCGGATCCCACCGAGGTGCATTTCGGTGCGGTGCATCGGCCGGCCATGGGATACACGTGGTTTGGCGGGCCGAATATTTCTTCGACTAAAGACGGCAAACCCTTAACGCCATTGGTGGATAAGCCATTAAATATGGTGTCGTTGGGCACATATATTCACCCGTCATCGCTCGCTGATCCGAAAATCTTTTCGGCATGGAATAAGGTGGCAGCCCGGGTCGCAACGCTGCGGATGCTGGGGGCGGGGTCGATTGATTTGGCAACGGTTGCCGATGGTGGGTTAGGCGTGTGGCTGCAGCATAGCGTTGCGGATTGGGATTGGCTTCCCGGGCAGGCTTTGGTGGCCGGCGTGGGCGGATTATGCCAACGTGTAGCAGCGGGCGGGGTAACATGGTCGGTTGCCGGCAATCACCAGGCTGCCACTGAACTCATCGAACTGCTCCAAGGTTAA
- a CDS encoding TM2 domain-containing protein, which yields MPSIYDARSTREWCDQETVGESFYRTALNDIRKHVPINEHNVRRFDATLVLEMDNPHSKSGHAISVRWQDRVIAHIPDSETNDYFPELARLAASGFDAGVRATLWTNETQPNFNPRDVHMSVHIGSQPPGMIAPINNPPSQKWAVIPRGRTSQVAKEKDHLDVLQSYTGLGNAKTYILVTLHKVFFGTRTRWAGVEVRLDGKRIGELSKATGAKFLPIIEHYDSLGLITVCHAYLRETPTSAEVTLKAATFEEITDKDLYTPDICPIPQLVPYASDPYTYNVPGRYRPNLEDNHAYGVRKYGKPHYSNPSRLGHRQANTGLRANKNYTIYLLCLFFGGYLGLHYYYVGKIGKGILYTCTAGLFMIGWIADILNPRRGFHS from the coding sequence ATGCCCAGCATCTATGATGCCCGATCTACCAGAGAATGGTGCGATCAGGAAACCGTAGGTGAATCCTTTTATCGAACAGCGCTTAACGACATTAGAAAACATGTTCCAATAAATGAGCATAATGTTCGCCGATTTGATGCAACGCTCGTACTGGAAATGGATAATCCCCATTCCAAATCTGGTCATGCGATATCTGTCAGATGGCAGGACCGAGTTATCGCACACATACCAGATTCGGAAACTAATGATTACTTTCCCGAACTGGCACGCCTGGCTGCCAGTGGATTTGATGCCGGGGTAAGAGCCACACTATGGACAAACGAAACCCAACCCAACTTTAATCCCCGCGACGTTCACATGTCAGTACATATTGGGTCACAACCACCCGGCATGATCGCGCCTATCAACAATCCTCCTTCACAAAAATGGGCGGTTATCCCTAGGGGACGAACTAGCCAGGTCGCTAAGGAGAAAGACCACCTTGATGTGCTGCAATCATATACGGGGCTGGGGAATGCAAAAACCTACATTCTCGTGACGCTGCACAAGGTATTTTTCGGCACCCGCACCCGCTGGGCTGGGGTCGAGGTTCGACTAGACGGCAAGCGAATCGGAGAGTTGAGTAAGGCGACGGGGGCAAAATTCCTCCCCATCATTGAGCACTATGATTCCCTGGGACTTATTACTGTATGCCATGCTTATCTCAGGGAGACGCCCACCTCCGCTGAGGTCACCCTCAAGGCTGCGACCTTCGAAGAGATAACAGATAAGGACCTATACACCCCTGATATATGCCCGATCCCACAGCTAGTGCCTTATGCTTCTGACCCCTACACTTATAATGTCCCCGGACGATACCGCCCTAATCTTGAAGATAATCACGCATATGGTGTTCGGAAATACGGTAAACCTCATTACTCCAATCCGTCACGACTGGGACACCGGCAAGCTAATACAGGTTTAAGGGCTAACAAGAACTATACAATCTATCTTCTCTGTCTCTTCTTCGGCGGCTACCTAGGCCTTCACTACTACTATGTAGGGAAAATTGGCAAAGGCATTCTATATACCTGTACAGCGGGATTGTTCATGATTGGATGGATCGCAGATATCCTTAATCCCCGGCGCGGTTTTCATAGCTAG
- a CDS encoding GTP pyrophosphokinase, which translates to MSVLRENPPVSRNRIHKMGSALREDGVVATPDDWEAYLLHQTEIVGELVKQLGDFAESNSEVLLGGETMEKNIVPGSGAYMVSGRPKTIISLKEKLRRMRETPLERIQDVAGARLDCDVTLTQQRRIADELCDLFTECGATRVDLIDLRDGSHSGYRAIHLHLRFPAGFAEVQVRTALQSHWANVYESAADIFGRQIRYLHEENCQVLLSPAEKKIVKLLHGLSAHTSQVEKERDECSYIGLHPVGDYNVESNQEKIPSIEYKIYYTILNKLDEQFRKIRGSRRK; encoded by the coding sequence ATGAGTGTCTTACGTGAAAATCCACCCGTGTCGAGGAACAGAATACATAAAATGGGATCAGCTTTACGGGAAGACGGCGTTGTTGCTACTCCTGATGACTGGGAAGCCTATTTGCTGCATCAAACGGAAATTGTTGGTGAATTAGTGAAGCAGTTGGGTGATTTTGCCGAGTCAAATTCAGAGGTTCTACTTGGCGGGGAAACGATGGAGAAAAATATTGTTCCTGGTAGTGGTGCCTATATGGTCAGTGGGAGGCCGAAAACTATAATTTCTCTCAAGGAGAAATTGCGGCGTATGCGAGAAACTCCATTGGAAAGAATCCAAGATGTAGCTGGTGCACGACTTGATTGCGATGTGACATTGACCCAGCAGCGACGCATAGCAGATGAACTGTGTGATCTATTTACAGAATGCGGAGCTACACGAGTAGATCTCATAGATTTGAGGGATGGTTCACATTCTGGATACCGAGCGATACATCTCCATCTTAGATTTCCCGCTGGTTTCGCTGAAGTACAGGTGCGGACGGCATTGCAATCACATTGGGCGAATGTTTATGAAAGCGCCGCTGATATCTTTGGTCGGCAGATCAGGTATTTACATGAAGAAAATTGTCAAGTATTACTGTCGCCAGCGGAAAAGAAGATTGTTAAGTTATTGCATGGTCTATCGGCACATACCTCTCAAGTGGAGAAGGAACGTGATGAATGCTCATACATTGGCCTTCATCCTGTTGGGGACTACAATGTGGAGAGCAATCAAGAAAAAATTCCGAGTATAGAATATAAGATTTACTACACCATCTTGAATAAACTGGATGAACAATTTCGAAAGATCCGAGGAAGTCGTAGAAAGTAA
- the ftsE gene encoding cell division ATP-binding protein FtsE gives MITFDNVTKLYKTSTRPALNEISLTIDKGDFVFLIGPSGSGKSTFLELMIRETNVTYGDIHIDDFHVNKLKGRQINKLRQKIGYVFQDFRLLQQKTVYDNVAFALEVIGTRKDKIARIVPNTLELVDLAGKENRYPHELSGGEQQRVAIARAFVNRPLVLLADEPTGNLDPETADGIMVLLNQINRTGTTIVMSTHNARAVNDMRRRVIELKLGNLVRDDAHGVYGEA, from the coding sequence GTGATCACCTTTGACAACGTCACCAAACTCTATAAAACCTCAACCCGCCCAGCACTCAACGAAATTTCGCTCACCATCGACAAAGGCGATTTTGTCTTCCTCATCGGCCCCTCCGGCTCCGGCAAATCCACCTTCCTCGAACTCATGATCCGCGAAACCAACGTCACCTACGGCGACATCCACATCGACGACTTCCACGTTAATAAACTCAAAGGCCGCCAGATCAACAAACTGCGGCAAAAAATCGGCTACGTCTTCCAAGACTTTCGACTCCTCCAACAAAAAACCGTCTACGATAACGTAGCCTTCGCCCTGGAAGTCATAGGAACCAGAAAAGACAAAATCGCCCGCATCGTCCCCAACACCCTCGAACTCGTCGACCTTGCTGGCAAAGAAAACCGCTACCCCCACGAACTCTCCGGTGGCGAACAACAACGCGTCGCCATCGCCCGCGCCTTCGTCAACCGCCCCCTCGTGCTGCTCGCCGACGAACCCACCGGCAACCTCGACCCCGAAACCGCTGACGGCATCATGGTCCTCCTCAACCAAATCAACCGCACCGGCACCACCATCGTCATGTCCACCCACAACGCCCGCGCCGTCAATGACATGCGCCGCCGAGTCATCGAACTCAAACTCGGCAACCTCGTCCGCGATGACGCCCACGGTGTTTACGGCGAAGCATAA
- a CDS encoding MmpS family transport accessory protein, whose amino-acid sequence MTQPQGPQPDPQSNQQPNMGSNPNMGTPPPQIMYVEKPKRPWYQRPGCLIPLILVILVVLGMASCTAMMGKTVSEVDKSLNQEKTVVYRVGGDAQDIRVTYTAGSSQSASDSGVTSGWEKEVKVKGIFGAYMSVTSGVNDSGTVSCQILVDGQVVAENSASGQFASASCNADISDISKK is encoded by the coding sequence ATGACCCAGCCACAAGGCCCCCAACCCGATCCACAGTCCAACCAACAACCCAACATGGGCTCCAACCCCAATATGGGCACTCCTCCCCCACAAATCATGTATGTCGAAAAGCCGAAACGCCCCTGGTATCAACGGCCCGGCTGCCTCATCCCGCTCATCTTGGTCATCCTGGTGGTCCTTGGGATGGCAAGCTGTACGGCAATGATGGGTAAAACCGTTTCCGAAGTGGATAAGAGCCTCAACCAGGAAAAGACCGTCGTGTACCGTGTGGGCGGCGATGCGCAAGACATCCGAGTAACGTACACGGCAGGCAGTAGTCAATCTGCTTCCGATTCTGGTGTGACCAGCGGCTGGGAGAAAGAAGTAAAGGTCAAGGGAATCTTTGGCGCATACATGAGCGTCACCAGCGGCGTGAATGACAGCGGAACCGTTTCCTGCCAGATTCTTGTCGACGGCCAAGTCGTCGCGGAAAACAGCGCATCCGGGCAGTTCGCCAGCGCATCGTGTAACGCCGACATCTCTGACATCTCCAAGAAATAG
- a CDS encoding biotin/lipoyl-containing protein — protein sequence MKLTVTVNGIAYAVEVEVEEERRQLGSIVFGGGGNANHQEPATASVQGVSANAVIAPLAGSVFKILVNQGDEIEAGQVLLILEAMKMETEITAPNAGVVTAVHVAVGDSVQGGQALVEIE from the coding sequence ATGAAACTCACCGTGACCGTCAACGGTATTGCCTATGCTGTCGAAGTTGAGGTCGAAGAAGAACGCCGGCAGTTAGGCTCGATCGTCTTTGGGGGTGGCGGCAACGCCAACCATCAGGAGCCAGCTACTGCATCCGTGCAGGGCGTGTCCGCTAACGCCGTCATTGCGCCGCTGGCCGGCTCAGTGTTTAAGATCCTGGTTAACCAGGGTGATGAGATTGAGGCAGGGCAGGTATTGCTCATCCTCGAAGCTATGAAAATGGAGACCGAAATCACAGCACCCAATGCTGGTGTAGTGACTGCGGTGCATGTCGCCGTAGGTGATTCCGTACAGGGTGGGCAGGCACTAGTCGAAATCGAATAA
- the ftsX gene encoding permease-like cell division protein FtsX, which produces MSFNFVIREALRGLGRNLTMTMALIITTAISLALLATGFLVTTMTERTKDIYLDRVEVMVQFNDDVSAKDKDCTSKECTEVRDLLSKSDGVASVTFRSREQSYQRYVELFQESDPLLVKETSPDALPAALHVRLTNPLDTTPLNPIRQLPQVATIIDQVDDLSDATSNLDAIRNATFLFAAVQALAAIFLIVNMVQITAFNRRQETEIMRMVGASRWYTQAPFVLEAIIAVLAGSILSALALFAGKIWVVDKILKVLYDSQLVARVTTADIWLITPIVALIGIAFAAITAQGTLRWYVRK; this is translated from the coding sequence ATGAGCTTCAACTTCGTCATCCGCGAAGCACTCCGAGGACTCGGACGCAACCTCACCATGACCATGGCGCTCATTATCACCACCGCCATCTCCCTCGCCCTACTCGCCACCGGCTTCCTCGTCACCACCATGACCGAACGTACCAAAGACATCTACCTCGACCGCGTAGAAGTCATGGTCCAATTCAACGACGACGTTTCCGCCAAAGACAAAGACTGCACCAGCAAAGAATGCACCGAAGTCCGCGATCTACTCAGCAAATCCGATGGGGTAGCATCCGTCACCTTCCGGTCCCGCGAACAGTCCTACCAAAGGTACGTCGAACTCTTCCAAGAATCCGACCCGCTCCTCGTCAAGGAAACCTCCCCTGATGCGCTCCCCGCAGCGCTCCACGTTCGACTCACTAACCCCCTCGATACCACACCCCTCAACCCCATCCGGCAACTACCCCAAGTAGCAACCATCATCGACCAAGTCGACGACCTCAGCGACGCCACCAGCAACCTTGACGCCATCCGCAACGCCACCTTCCTCTTCGCCGCAGTCCAAGCACTTGCAGCCATCTTCCTCATCGTCAACATGGTGCAAATCACCGCATTCAACCGTCGCCAAGAAACCGAAATCATGCGCATGGTCGGCGCCTCCCGCTGGTACACCCAAGCCCCCTTCGTGCTCGAAGCCATCATCGCAGTCCTTGCCGGCTCCATCCTCTCCGCCCTCGCCCTCTTCGCCGGAAAAATCTGGGTCGTCGACAAAATCCTCAAAGTCCTTTACGACTCCCAACTCGTCGCCCGAGTCACCACCGCAGACATTTGGCTCATCACCCCCATCGTGGCACTCATCGGCATCGCCTTCGCAGCCATCACCGCCCAAGGCACTCTCCGCTGGTATGTCCGCAAATAG
- a CDS encoding Lrp/AsnC family transcriptional regulator, producing MDEIDRAIVAALQKDGRLSNQDLATLVGLTSAPCLRRLRKLEERGIIKGYRAIVDQAALDCGFEVIVHADVGKNDGPAIAEFEQRVAAMPEVVELRRMYSRPDYFIRVRVRDSEQYEQWLTKGLLGNPGVARVDSRITMKVIKSSE from the coding sequence ATGGACGAAATAGATCGTGCGATTGTCGCAGCATTGCAGAAAGATGGACGACTAAGTAATCAGGATTTGGCGACGTTGGTGGGGTTGACGTCGGCGCCATGCTTACGACGGCTGCGCAAGCTGGAGGAGCGGGGCATCATTAAGGGATATCGTGCCATTGTGGATCAGGCCGCGTTGGATTGTGGATTTGAAGTAATCGTGCACGCGGATGTTGGGAAAAACGATGGGCCAGCAATAGCTGAGTTTGAGCAGCGTGTGGCCGCCATGCCGGAAGTAGTAGAGCTGCGGCGTATGTATTCGCGGCCGGACTATTTTATACGCGTGCGAGTCCGTGACTCCGAACAATACGAGCAATGGTTAACCAAGGGCTTACTGGGCAACCCGGGCGTTGCCCGGGTTGATTCCCGGATAACGATGAAGGTGATTAAGTCCTCTGAGTGA
- a CDS encoding S1 family peptidase, whose protein sequence is MHKKSTFRCLAIAAFVSSLGMTTIPSAGALEPTSASDVVSQTAQELTNAGIPVDPAVTNGAVAAVQNAEQAAQNAQQAVDSAVNSLSAATPVAPTVPEAPAVPNFTQDIPPEQAMPEVVPRISSELSSAINSVTGSSQQPAPSPSVPETAVTPETPNVPTVPNVPSVPANALESAANIVNTEKPENKTQDTEAGADSDEYEPGRTETPPLVRRYIDAQIKEATAPSERAISSVSQLFENINKLRDGSLSSTEYSANKLMQRPNINRNAAEFEAQVAQFESQVAQLASSGVNYAGEPYKEVGKDYRPIIDGPNYHWQYDPFSKFMAQRFTANRVLHRVPGSWFDQPDTPLASVFTEREGNSLYGPSTPVYVGDNQLCTVAATGYDKQGRKVAITAGHCGNPGDPVKSADSWRVGRSGTVVDSNKELDYSVIELDSNARVSRHYNNVTVNHVGGETPGQWKRVCKTGVASGTTCGHVWVADEGRNVSQVCAMAGDSGAPVMEGDRLVGMVSGGALPDHNLSCRTPWQGSAHMPTISTNFEAVRHDIDAKDGVGAGFRLPDD, encoded by the coding sequence ATGCATAAAAAGTCCACCTTTCGCTGCCTTGCTATCGCAGCGTTTGTGAGCTCGTTGGGGATGACAACCATCCCTAGCGCTGGGGCGCTTGAGCCGACTTCTGCGTCTGATGTTGTTTCACAGACGGCTCAAGAACTGACGAATGCCGGTATCCCTGTCGACCCGGCCGTGACCAATGGGGCAGTCGCTGCGGTGCAAAATGCCGAGCAGGCAGCCCAAAATGCGCAGCAGGCTGTGGATTCCGCGGTGAATTCCTTATCGGCTGCCACACCGGTTGCGCCCACCGTTCCGGAGGCCCCGGCTGTTCCGAATTTCACGCAGGATATTCCCCCGGAGCAGGCAATGCCCGAGGTAGTGCCACGGATTTCTTCTGAGCTTTCGTCAGCGATTAATTCGGTGACTGGTAGCTCCCAACAGCCGGCGCCGTCGCCAAGCGTGCCCGAGACCGCCGTAACGCCAGAGACCCCGAATGTTCCAACCGTGCCAAATGTGCCGAGCGTGCCTGCAAATGCGTTGGAGAGCGCAGCAAACATCGTGAACACGGAAAAACCTGAGAATAAAACTCAGGATACCGAAGCTGGTGCCGACTCGGATGAGTATGAGCCGGGGCGAACCGAAACTCCGCCACTCGTGCGCCGGTATATTGATGCCCAAATCAAAGAGGCTACCGCACCATCGGAACGAGCAATCAGTAGCGTGAGCCAATTATTCGAAAACATCAATAAGCTGCGCGATGGTTCGCTCAGCTCGACCGAGTATTCGGCAAATAAGCTGATGCAGCGGCCCAACATTAACCGCAATGCGGCTGAATTCGAGGCTCAGGTTGCCCAGTTTGAGTCTCAGGTGGCCCAATTGGCTAGCTCTGGGGTGAACTATGCCGGGGAGCCGTATAAGGAAGTGGGGAAGGACTATCGGCCCATCATTGATGGCCCGAACTACCACTGGCAGTATGATCCGTTCTCCAAGTTTATGGCGCAGCGGTTCACCGCAAACCGGGTATTGCATCGGGTGCCGGGCTCCTGGTTTGACCAGCCGGATACCCCGCTGGCCTCGGTGTTTACCGAACGGGAGGGCAATTCCCTGTATGGCCCATCCACCCCGGTATACGTCGGCGATAATCAGCTGTGCACTGTTGCCGCCACCGGCTACGATAAGCAGGGCCGCAAGGTTGCTATCACCGCCGGGCACTGTGGTAATCCCGGGGATCCGGTGAAATCCGCTGACTCTTGGCGGGTGGGCCGTTCCGGTACGGTTGTGGATTCGAACAAGGAATTGGATTACTCGGTCATCGAATTGGATTCGAATGCTCGGGTGAGCCGCCACTATAACAACGTGACTGTCAACCATGTTGGTGGGGAAACCCCTGGCCAGTGGAAGCGTGTGTGCAAGACTGGTGTCGCCAGCGGTACTACCTGTGGTCATGTGTGGGTGGCTGATGAAGGCCGTAACGTATCGCAAGTGTGTGCCATGGCCGGTGATTCCGGTGCGCCCGTGATGGAAGGCGATCGCCTGGTGGGCATGGTGTCCGGTGGCGCATTGCCCGACCATAACCTGTCCTGCCGCACCCCATGGCAGGGCTCGGCCCACATGCCGACGATTTCCACGAACTTTGAAGCAGTGCGTCACGACATTGACGCTAAGGATGGCGTTGGTGCCGGTTTCCGGCTCCCGGACGACTAA
- the hisN gene encoding histidinol-phosphatase, which yields MPYRSDIDFALTLANTADAITVDRFEATDLNVSSKPDMTPVSDADVACEQELRRLITQQYPNDTIVGEEFGGDAEFAGRQWIIDPIDGTKNFVRGVPVWATLIALLVDGIPTVGVISAPALGRRWWAATGHGAFRSVNNVTKKIRVSNVSSLENASISFSSLEGWQQLGIRDRFLQLTDDTWRLRGFGDFFSYCLVAEGAVDIAAEPEVSLWDLAPLAVLVTEAGGRFTSLSGVDGPHGGSAIATNGLLHDQVLRYLSPAE from the coding sequence ATGCCCTACCGCTCTGATATTGATTTTGCGCTCACCCTTGCGAATACCGCGGATGCTATCACCGTGGATCGTTTTGAGGCGACGGATCTGAATGTCTCATCGAAGCCCGACATGACACCCGTGTCCGACGCCGACGTCGCCTGCGAACAGGAGTTGCGCCGGCTGATTACGCAGCAGTACCCCAACGACACAATTGTGGGGGAAGAATTTGGGGGCGACGCGGAATTTGCTGGTAGGCAGTGGATTATCGACCCTATTGATGGCACGAAAAACTTTGTGCGGGGCGTGCCAGTGTGGGCGACGCTCATTGCGTTGCTTGTCGACGGCATCCCCACGGTGGGAGTGATTTCGGCACCAGCTTTGGGCCGTCGTTGGTGGGCCGCTACCGGGCATGGGGCATTCCGGTCGGTGAATAATGTCACCAAGAAAATTCGGGTATCGAATGTCAGTTCGCTAGAAAATGCCTCCATTTCCTTCTCATCTTTGGAGGGGTGGCAGCAGCTAGGGATACGTGACCGGTTTCTGCAACTCACCGACGACACTTGGCGACTCCGGGGATTTGGGGATTTCTTCTCCTATTGCCTCGTGGCGGAGGGTGCAGTGGATATTGCGGCGGAACCGGAGGTATCGCTGTGGGATTTAGCGCCGTTAGCCGTGTTGGTGACCGAGGCCGGGGGGCGGTTTACGTCGTTAAGCGGTGTGGACGGACCACATGGCGGCTCGGCGATAGCCACAAATGGGTTACTACATGACCAGGTGTTACGGTATCTTAGTCCCGCGGAATAG
- the smpB gene encoding SsrA-binding protein SmpB: MAKKKKKTTNLNPTIATNRKARHDYNILETYECGMVLVGTEVKSLREGKASLVDAFATIDDGEVWLRNLHIPEYSRGHWTNHSPRRVRKLLLHRREIDTLTGKVRDGNKTLVPLSLYFKNGHLKCELGLAQGKQAYDKRQDIKRRTEEREIVRDLGRRVKGITG, from the coding sequence ATGGCTAAAAAGAAGAAAAAAACCACAAACCTCAACCCCACCATTGCAACAAACCGCAAGGCCAGGCACGATTATAATATTTTAGAAACCTACGAATGCGGCATGGTGCTCGTTGGCACCGAAGTGAAATCCCTCCGCGAAGGCAAAGCATCGCTTGTCGACGCCTTTGCGACGATCGACGACGGCGAAGTCTGGCTCCGCAACCTCCACATCCCCGAATACTCCCGCGGACATTGGACCAACCACAGCCCGCGCCGGGTTCGGAAACTATTGCTCCATCGGCGCGAAATCGACACCCTCACCGGTAAAGTTCGGGACGGAAATAAAACCCTGGTACCGCTGAGCCTTTATTTTAAAAACGGTCACCTGAAATGCGAACTTGGGCTTGCCCAAGGCAAGCAAGCCTACGACAAACGCCAAGACATTAAACGCCGCACCGAAGAACGAGAAATCGTGCGTGACCTCGGGCGCCGGGTGAAGGGAATAACCGGTTAA
- the prfB gene encoding peptide chain release factor 2: MRPETSAELTALDTTLTSIEKVMNPADLSDRARELAAKAADPSLWDDPEHAQQVTSELSQVQVQLKRLQSLRSRLTDLPIMYELAEEEGEGTDIADEELTDLRADIDALEVTTMLSGEYDSREALINIRSGAGGVDAADWAEMLMRMYIRWAEKQGRKVEVYDISYAEEAGIKSATFIVHGEYMYGTLSVEQGVHRLVRISPFDNQARRQTSFAEVEVLPVVEITDHIDIPDSELRVDVYRSSGPGGQSVNTTDSAVRLTHIPTGIVVTCQNEKSQIQNKASALRVLQAKLLERKRQEERAELDALGAGGNASWGNQMRNYVLHPFQMVKDLRTGFEVGDPQKVLDGDLDKFLEAGIRWRKGQHTETK; this comes from the coding sequence ATGCGACCCGAGACTTCAGCCGAACTTACTGCGCTTGATACCACCCTGACCTCGATTGAAAAGGTGATGAACCCTGCCGATTTGAGTGATCGTGCCCGGGAACTAGCAGCAAAAGCCGCCGACCCCAGCCTGTGGGATGACCCCGAACACGCGCAACAGGTCACCAGCGAATTATCGCAAGTACAAGTCCAGCTGAAGAGATTGCAATCACTACGCTCCCGGCTCACCGACCTGCCCATCATGTATGAACTCGCCGAAGAAGAAGGCGAAGGCACCGACATTGCCGACGAAGAACTCACCGACCTGCGGGCCGACATTGATGCCCTCGAAGTCACCACCATGCTGTCCGGGGAATACGATTCCCGGGAAGCACTCATCAACATCCGCTCCGGTGCGGGCGGCGTCGACGCTGCGGACTGGGCCGAAATGCTCATGCGCATGTATATTCGATGGGCCGAAAAACAGGGACGCAAAGTAGAAGTGTACGACATCTCCTACGCCGAAGAGGCCGGAATAAAATCAGCCACCTTTATCGTCCACGGCGAATATATGTACGGTACCTTATCGGTGGAACAAGGCGTGCACCGGCTCGTGCGTATTTCCCCCTTCGACAACCAAGCCCGCCGGCAAACCTCCTTCGCCGAAGTGGAAGTACTCCCAGTGGTGGAAATCACCGACCATATCGACATCCCCGACTCGGAACTACGAGTCGACGTCTACCGCTCCTCCGGGCCGGGCGGCCAATCCGTCAACACTACCGACTCCGCCGTGCGACTCACCCACATTCCTACCGGTATCGTTGTCACCTGCCAAAACGAAAAATCCCAAATTCAAAATAAAGCCTCGGCGCTGCGCGTGCTCCAGGCAAAACTCCTGGAACGCAAACGCCAAGAAGAACGCGCGGAGCTAGATGCCCTCGGCGCCGGCGGAAACGCATCATGGGGCAACCAAATGCGCAACTATGTGCTCCACCCCTTCCAAATGGTGAAAGATCTCCGCACCGGCTTCGAAGTGGGGGATCCCCAAAAAGTGTTAGACGGTGACCTTGATAAATTCCTCGAAGCAGGGATTCGGTGGCGCAAGGGACAACACACCGAAACCAAATAA